The following proteins are co-located in the Poecile atricapillus isolate bPoeAtr1 chromosome 2, bPoeAtr1.hap1, whole genome shotgun sequence genome:
- the CRTAP gene encoding cartilage-associated protein yields LLLAPAPAPAGQQHRGRPGEPALRPATPGLPPRGRLSLRPGPGTASALPSPRPTRFSLPSSRPGAASPALRPAGGSDVVRCCAVLCGGGGSAMWVAALLALLAAAGAQYERYSFRSFPRDELMPLESAYRYGLDQYSTENWPESVSYLEVSMRLYRLLRDSEAFCHRNCSAAGQPPPAPPAAPGAALEELRLLSGVLRRAQCLRRCKQGLPAFRQAQPGRDLLQEFQRREPYKYLQFAYFKANNLPKAIAAAHTFLLKHPDDEMMQRNMAYYKSIPDAEEHIKDLETKPYENLFVRAVRAYNGDNWRTSISDMELALPDFFKAYDDCIAACEGSREITDFKDFYLSIADHYIEVLACKVQCESNLTPIIGGFVVEKFVATMYHYLQFAYYKLNDMKNAASCAASYLLFDAKDEVMKQNMVYYQYHKDKWGLKEEDFQPRSEAVRYHNITTLQLEMYEFAKEHLMDDDEGEVVEFLDELLEVEEKKES; encoded by the exons ctgctgctggcaccagctCCGGCTCCAGCCGGGCAGCAGCACCGAGGGCGGCCGGGGGAGCCGGCGCTCCGCCCCGCCAcgcccgggctccctccccgggGCCGCCTCTCCctccgccccggccccgggaccgCCTCTGCCCTGCCTTCTCCCCGGCCCACCcgcttttccctcccctcctcccgGCCCGGGGCCGCCTCTCCGGCCCTGCGCCCCGCCGGCGGCAGCGACGTGGTGCGGTGCTGTGCGGTGCTGTGCGGTGGCGGAGGCTCAGCCATGTGGGTGGCGGcgctgctggcgctgctggcggcggcgggggcgcaGTACGAGCGCTACAGCTTCCGCAGCTTCCCGCGGGACGAGCTGATGCCGCTGGAGTCGGCCTATCGCTACGGGCTGGACCAGTACAGCACCGAGAACTGGCCCGAGAGCGTCAGCTACCTGGAGGTCAGCATGCGGCTGTACCGCCTGCTGCGCGACAGCGAGGCCTTCTGCCACCGCAACTGCAGCGCGGCCGGGCagccgccccccgcgccccccgctgcccccggcgcgGCGCTGGAGGAGCTGCGCCTCCTGTCCGGGGTGCTGCGGCGGGCGCAGTGCCTGCGGCGCTGCAAGCAGGGGCTGCCCGCCTTCCGACAGGCGCAGCCCGGCCGCGACCTGCTCCAGGAGTTCCAGCGCCGCGAGCCCTACAAGTACTTGCAGTTCGCCTACTTCAAG GCTAATAATCTTCCAAAAGCTATTGCAGCAGCTCACACATTTCTTTTGAAGCATCCAGATGACGAAATGATGCAAAGAAATATGGCCTACTATAAGAGCATACCTGATGCTGAGGAGCATATTAAAGACTTGGAGACAAAGCCTTATGAG AATCTCTTTGTGAGGGCTGTGAGAGCGTACAATGGCGACAATTGGCGGACATCCATCTCGGACATGGAACTAGCTCTTCCAGATTTCTTCAAAGCTTATGATGACTGCATAGCAGCCTGTGAAGGCTCCCGAGAGATCACAGATTTTAAAGACTTCTATCTTTCCATTGCAG aTCATTATATTGAAGTCCTTGCATGCAAAGTGCAGTGTGAGAGCAATCTGACACCCATTATAGGAGGCTTTGTCGTTGAAAAATTTGTGGCCACCATGTACCATTACTTGCAGTTTGCATATTATAAAT TGAATGACATGAAGAATGCAGCTTCTTGTGCTGCTAGCTACCTTCTGTTCGACGCAAAAGATGAAGTAATGAAACAGAACATGGTCTATTACCAGTACCACAAAGACAAATGGGGACTTAAAGAGGAGGATTTTCAGCCCAGATCG